Proteins from one Caldanaerovirga acetigignens genomic window:
- the purC gene encoding phosphoribosylaminoimidazolesuccinocarboxamide synthase, which produces MKKLDMIYEGKAKRIYRTESEDLYVMEFKDDATAFNGQKRGTIEGKGELNNNISAVFFEILEEKGIKTHFVKLLSDREMLVKAVKILPLEVIVRNIAAGSMAKRLGLQEGTKLKSPVLEFCLKSDELGDPMINAYHAMAMDLATKEEIAFIEETSFKVNEILSRFLIEKNIILVDFKLEFGRFKGEILVADEISPDTCRFWDAKTMEKLDKDRFRRDLGNVEEAYKEILSRIKSQN; this is translated from the coding sequence ATGAAGAAGCTGGATATGATTTACGAAGGCAAGGCAAAGAGGATTTACCGCACCGAAAGTGAAGATTTATACGTGATGGAATTTAAAGATGACGCTACGGCGTTCAACGGGCAAAAAAGGGGGACAATAGAGGGCAAAGGTGAACTCAACAACAACATTTCTGCGGTTTTCTTTGAGATTTTAGAAGAAAAGGGAATCAAGACGCATTTTGTTAAGCTCTTAAGCGATAGAGAAATGCTGGTAAAAGCTGTGAAGATACTGCCACTGGAAGTTATAGTAAGGAATATAGCAGCGGGGAGCATGGCAAAAAGGCTCGGACTTCAGGAGGGAACGAAACTAAAAAGTCCTGTCTTGGAATTTTGCTTAAAAAGCGATGAACTGGGCGATCCGATGATAAACGCATACCATGCAATGGCAATGGATTTGGCTACCAAAGAGGAGATAGCTTTTATCGAGGAGACTTCCTTTAAAGTAAACGAGATACTGAGCCGATTCCTCATAGAGAAAAATATAATCCTGGTGGATTTCAAGCTGGAATTCGGGAGATTTAAAGGTGAAATTTTGGTTGCCGATGAGATTTCTCCTGATACATGCCGCTTCTGGGATGCAAAAACCATGGAAAAACTTGACAAGGACCGCTTCAGAAGGGACCTCGGCAATGTGGAAGAGGCGTATAAAGAAATACTGAGCCGAATTAAATCGCAAAATTAA
- a CDS encoding 5-(carboxyamino)imidazole ribonucleotide synthase, with protein sequence MKDFPRIGIIGGGQLGKMMAQEAKKMGLFVSVLDPTPGCPASSVSDIQIVGDFYDEEKLEELVKQSDVATYDIEHIATEPLKRLQDRGYSILPSPYLLEVIQDKLAQKEILKKAGIPVARFMKIERIAVEEFKKFGYPLVQKARKGGYDGRGVAVIRSEEDMAKALHTGSYVEELVDIEKELAVMVARSTKGEIRCYPVVEMVFDEKANICDMVIAPARIEKDLEERATEIAKEVVKVLDGVGVFGVEMFLDKKGRILVNEIAPRPHNSGHYTIEACATSQFEQHIRAISGLPLGSTKLLSPAVMVNLLGEEGYEGTPLIEGFEEALSMEGLYFHFYGKKTTRPYRKMGHVTVIDDDVEKALEKAQKAKSILKVKAR encoded by the coding sequence ATGAAGGACTTTCCTAGAATTGGCATCATAGGCGGCGGGCAGCTGGGGAAGATGATGGCGCAAGAGGCCAAGAAAATGGGCCTTTTTGTAAGCGTATTAGATCCGACGCCAGGTTGCCCTGCATCTTCTGTTTCGGATATACAGATAGTCGGGGATTTTTACGACGAAGAAAAACTAGAAGAACTTGTAAAGCAAAGCGATGTGGCGACGTACGATATTGAGCATATAGCGACGGAACCGCTTAAAAGGCTACAGGACAGAGGATACAGTATACTTCCATCCCCTTACCTTTTGGAGGTCATTCAGGATAAATTAGCTCAAAAAGAGATACTGAAAAAAGCGGGAATTCCTGTTGCCAGATTTATGAAAATCGAACGAATAGCCGTCGAGGAATTTAAAAAGTTCGGATATCCGCTCGTCCAAAAAGCCAGGAAAGGCGGATACGACGGAAGAGGAGTGGCCGTTATTAGGTCCGAAGAAGATATGGCAAAGGCACTTCACACCGGCTCTTATGTGGAAGAATTGGTCGATATAGAAAAAGAACTGGCGGTTATGGTGGCAAGGAGTACCAAAGGGGAAATCAGATGCTATCCGGTCGTGGAGATGGTCTTCGATGAAAAAGCCAATATATGCGATATGGTAATAGCTCCTGCCAGAATAGAAAAAGATTTGGAAGAAAGAGCAACGGAAATTGCAAAAGAAGTTGTCAAAGTACTAGACGGTGTGGGTGTTTTTGGGGTGGAAATGTTTTTGGACAAAAAAGGAAGGATACTGGTAAACGAAATAGCTCCAAGGCCTCACAATTCCGGCCACTACACCATCGAAGCTTGTGCCACGAGCCAGTTCGAACAGCACATAAGGGCTATAAGCGGTCTGCCGCTAGGGTCTACCAAGCTGTTATCTCCTGCCGTGATGGTGAATCTGTTGGGCGAAGAGGGATATGAGGGGACGCCTTTGATTGAGGGATTTGAAGAAGCGCTTTCGATGGAGGGACTGTACTTTCACTTTTACGGCAAAAAGACCACCAGGCCTTATAGAAAGATGGGACATGTTACGGTAATCGACGATGATGTGGAAAAGGCCCTTGAAAAGGCCCAAAAGGCGAAGAGTATATTAAAGGTGAAAGCGAGGTAA
- the purF gene encoding amidophosphoribosyltransferase yields the protein MEQIFGAKGRGIMEEKFKEACGVIGIYSEMEDPGLGRTLYYGLYALQHRGQESAGIAVSSGNGIDYHKDLGLVSEVFTERVLDRLSGHIGIGHVRYSTTGSNSLSNAQPLVVRYKNGYLAVAHNGNLVNAYELRYELEQKGAVFQTTVDSEIIAFLIAREASKDIVEAIKGCMDRIKGAYALVIMTENSLIGVRDSNGFRPLCLGKYNGSYVLASESCAFDTIGAEFIRDVEPGEIVVINRNGVKSVKYRSQEENSLCIFEFVYFARPDSNIDGINVYRARWESGRILALEHPADADLVVGVPDSGTVAAMGYSAQSGIPFGFGLIKNRYIGRTFIQPSQKLRSLGVMLKLNALKSEVKGKRLVLVDDSIVRGTTSGQIIKMLKDAGATEVHVRVSSPPVTCSCYFGIDTSSQKELIAATHNVEEIRKYIGADSLGFLSLDGLIKSTGYSREKFCTACFSGEYPLKVPGERKKYLFEKC from the coding sequence ATGGAGCAAATCTTTGGAGCGAAAGGTAGAGGGATAATGGAGGAAAAATTTAAAGAGGCGTGTGGTGTTATTGGGATATATTCTGAGATGGAAGATCCGGGCCTTGGGAGAACGCTGTATTACGGTCTTTATGCCCTTCAGCACCGGGGGCAGGAGAGCGCTGGCATCGCCGTGAGCTCCGGAAACGGTATCGACTACCATAAAGACCTCGGCCTTGTGTCAGAAGTATTTACGGAAAGAGTACTCGATAGACTCTCGGGGCACATCGGCATAGGACACGTGAGATACTCCACTACGGGTTCTAACAGTTTAAGCAATGCCCAGCCTCTAGTGGTGAGATATAAAAACGGCTATCTTGCTGTTGCCCATAACGGAAATCTGGTAAACGCCTATGAGTTGAGGTACGAGTTAGAACAAAAGGGGGCCGTGTTTCAAACAACGGTAGATAGCGAAATAATTGCATTTCTCATCGCGCGGGAAGCATCAAAAGACATAGTTGAAGCGATAAAAGGATGCATGGATAGGATAAAAGGAGCTTACGCGCTGGTTATAATGACAGAAAACAGCCTAATCGGCGTGAGGGATTCGAATGGCTTTAGACCCCTATGCCTCGGGAAATACAATGGTTCTTATGTGCTTGCTTCCGAGAGCTGCGCTTTCGACACCATAGGAGCGGAGTTCATAAGGGATGTAGAACCCGGCGAGATTGTGGTAATAAACCGCAACGGAGTAAAAAGCGTCAAGTACAGATCTCAAGAGGAAAATTCCCTTTGTATTTTCGAATTCGTTTACTTTGCGAGGCCCGACAGCAATATAGATGGCATAAACGTTTACAGGGCAAGGTGGGAAAGCGGCAGGATTTTAGCTTTAGAACATCCGGCAGATGCAGACCTAGTGGTGGGAGTTCCGGATTCAGGAACAGTTGCAGCCATGGGGTATTCAGCTCAGTCGGGTATACCCTTCGGCTTTGGACTTATAAAGAACCGCTATATAGGCAGGACTTTTATACAGCCAAGCCAAAAACTGAGGAGTTTGGGTGTAATGCTAAAGCTCAATGCCCTAAAATCCGAGGTGAAAGGAAAACGCTTGGTTCTGGTAGACGATTCAATAGTGAGGGGTACGACTAGCGGCCAGATAATAAAGATGCTAAAGGATGCGGGTGCAACTGAAGTTCACGTAAGGGTTAGTTCACCTCCTGTAACTTGTTCCTGCTATTTTGGAATAGATACTTCTTCCCAAAAAGAGTTGATCGCTGCAACCCATAATGTAGAAGAGATAAGAAAATATATCGGAGCAGACAGCCTCGGCTTTTTAAGCCTGGATGGCCTCATAAAATCTACTGGCTATAGCCGTGAAAAGTTTTGCACCGCCTGTTTTTCAGGAGAATATCCCTTGAAAGTTCCGGGAGAAAGGAAAAAATATCTTTTTGAGAAATGTTAG
- the purM gene encoding phosphoribosylformylglycinamidine cyclo-ligase, which yields MTYRDAGVDVDAGNRAVELMKSHVRSTYRKGVFGDIGGFGGFFELDLKNYTHPVLVSGADGVGTKLKIAFMMDRHDTVGIDCVAMCVNDIAVHGAEPLFFLDYIATGRIVPEKIEEIVKGVAEGCKMANCALIGGETAEMPGFYEESEYDLAGFAVGIVDKEKIVDGSKIKEGDVVIGLSSSGLHSNGYSLARKIFFEIGKLSVESYIEEFGKTLGEELLTPTCIYVGAVKKLLSLQIHGMAHITGGGFFENLPRILPQGLEFRIYEGSWDIPPVFSILQKMGNVDYREMYRTFNMGIGFVVVLSEDETEEALKICNASGFKAWIIGKVVKGEGGVVFCRP from the coding sequence ATTACCTACCGGGATGCCGGCGTTGACGTGGATGCAGGGAATAGGGCTGTGGAGCTCATGAAATCCCATGTGCGCTCCACATACCGCAAAGGAGTTTTTGGCGATATAGGCGGCTTTGGTGGTTTTTTTGAGCTAGATCTAAAAAATTACACCCATCCCGTTTTGGTGTCGGGTGCTGACGGCGTTGGGACAAAGCTCAAGATAGCCTTCATGATGGACAGACACGATACGGTAGGGATAGACTGTGTTGCGATGTGCGTCAACGATATAGCAGTTCACGGCGCTGAGCCGCTCTTTTTCCTGGACTATATCGCTACAGGAAGGATTGTGCCGGAAAAGATAGAAGAAATTGTAAAGGGAGTGGCAGAAGGCTGCAAGATGGCAAACTGTGCCCTTATCGGCGGCGAAACCGCCGAAATGCCCGGATTTTACGAAGAAAGCGAATACGACCTGGCAGGTTTTGCAGTGGGGATTGTGGACAAGGAAAAAATAGTGGATGGTTCCAAGATAAAAGAAGGGGATGTGGTAATCGGCCTTTCTTCCTCGGGACTGCACAGCAACGGCTATTCCCTGGCAAGGAAAATATTTTTCGAAATAGGCAAATTGAGTGTAGAAAGCTATATAGAAGAATTCGGGAAGACTTTGGGGGAAGAACTTCTTACCCCTACCTGCATCTATGTAGGAGCCGTAAAAAAATTGTTAAGTCTTCAAATTCACGGAATGGCCCATATAACGGGTGGCGGATTTTTCGAAAACCTGCCCCGAATTTTACCTCAGGGACTGGAATTCAGAATTTACGAAGGCTCCTGGGATATCCCGCCGGTATTTTCGATACTTCAGAAAATGGGGAATGTAGATTATCGCGAGATGTACCGGACGTTCAACATGGGGATAGGTTTTGTGGTAGTTTTGTCTGAAGATGAGACGGAGGAGGCTTTGAAAATATGCAACGCTTCGGGCTTTAAAGCCTGGATTATCGGCAAAGTCGTAAAGGGCGAAGGCGGGGTGGTATTTTGCCGGCCTTGA
- the purH gene encoding bifunctional phosphoribosylaminoimidazolecarboxamide formyltransferase/IMP cyclohydrolase has translation MIRRALISVSDKTGIVEFAKALKELGVEIISTGGTAKLLLESGVDVIPVSEITGFPEILDGRVKTLHPKIHGGLLALKENEVHKKQISELGIEPIDLVAVNLYPFKQTIEKPGVTFEEAIENIDIGGPAMLRSAAKNHENVIVICDPEDYEVVLKELKSKGDVSRELRRRLALKVFEHTAHYDAMISDYLRRTVLAEETQEKDIFPKNLTLAFEKVQDLRYGENPHQKAAFYREMGDISGTIAGARKLSGKELSFNNINDADAALSLVLEFDEPCAVAIKHTNPCAVACGKDLHEAFLKAYEADPVSIFGGIVALNRTVDVKTAEELSKIFLEIVIAPGFEPDALELLKAKKNLRLLEVEMEGRKYTRWDLKRVSGGVLVQEPDVKDFNEKDLKVVTRRAPTPEEMKNLLFAWKVVKHVKSNAIVLAKDKVTVGIGMGQVNRLWPTQQSIAWARERAKGAVLASDAFFPFSDVVETAAAAGITAIIQPGGSVRDEDSIKAADENGIAMVFTGIRHFRH, from the coding sequence GTGATAAGACGGGCCTTGATTTCGGTTTCCGACAAAACCGGCATCGTAGAGTTTGCAAAAGCATTAAAGGAACTTGGGGTTGAGATAATTTCTACCGGAGGAACCGCAAAGCTCCTTTTGGAAAGCGGCGTAGATGTTATTCCCGTCTCGGAAATTACAGGTTTTCCGGAAATTTTGGACGGCAGGGTTAAAACCCTCCATCCCAAAATTCACGGCGGATTGCTGGCCTTAAAGGAAAACGAAGTTCACAAAAAACAAATTAGTGAGCTCGGTATAGAGCCGATAGATTTGGTGGCTGTCAACCTCTATCCGTTCAAACAGACCATCGAAAAACCAGGTGTCACCTTTGAAGAAGCTATTGAAAATATAGACATCGGCGGCCCGGCAATGCTCCGTTCTGCAGCTAAAAATCATGAAAACGTGATAGTGATTTGCGATCCTGAAGATTACGAAGTGGTGCTAAAAGAGCTTAAAAGTAAAGGTGATGTGAGTAGGGAACTGAGAAGGAGACTCGCGCTCAAGGTTTTCGAGCATACTGCTCATTACGATGCCATGATTTCCGATTATTTGAGAAGGACTGTTTTGGCAGAAGAAACTCAGGAAAAAGATATCTTTCCTAAAAACCTAACGCTGGCATTTGAAAAAGTCCAGGACCTCCGCTACGGCGAAAATCCTCACCAGAAGGCGGCCTTTTACAGGGAAATGGGGGATATATCGGGCACCATCGCCGGGGCAAGAAAGCTTTCGGGAAAAGAGCTTTCCTTTAACAACATAAACGATGCCGATGCAGCACTGTCGCTTGTGTTGGAATTTGACGAGCCCTGTGCGGTTGCCATAAAGCACACCAATCCCTGTGCCGTGGCGTGCGGTAAAGATTTACACGAGGCATTTTTAAAGGCTTATGAAGCGGATCCTGTTTCGATTTTCGGGGGGATAGTAGCATTAAATCGAACGGTGGATGTAAAAACCGCAGAAGAACTTTCTAAGATATTCCTAGAGATAGTGATAGCGCCGGGATTCGAGCCGGATGCATTAGAATTACTAAAAGCCAAAAAGAACTTGAGACTTCTCGAAGTCGAAATGGAAGGTAGAAAATATACACGATGGGACTTAAAGAGGGTAAGTGGCGGAGTTTTAGTACAGGAACCAGATGTAAAAGACTTCAACGAAAAGGACCTCAAAGTGGTGACGAGAAGGGCTCCTACCCCGGAGGAGATGAAGAATCTGCTATTTGCGTGGAAAGTAGTAAAGCACGTAAAGTCCAATGCGATAGTCCTTGCAAAAGATAAAGTTACTGTTGGAATAGGGATGGGACAGGTAAACAGACTATGGCCTACCCAGCAAAGCATAGCATGGGCAAGAGAAAGAGCAAAAGGTGCAGTGCTGGCTTCCGACGCTTTCTTCCCATTTTCAGACGTTGTAGAGACTGCAGCGGCGGCTGGAATTACCGCTATAATCCAGCCCGGAGGGTCAGTGCGCGATGAGGATTCTATAAAGGCTGCCGATGAAAATGGAATAGCCATGGTCTTCACAGGGATAAGGCACTTCAGGCATTAA
- the purN gene encoding phosphoribosylglycinamide formyltransferase: protein MPALKLGVLVSGSGTNLQAIIDSIKAGKLNASIEIVISSREDAYALKRARDNNIESVAICPERYLSKMEYEEAMIKKLKEAKVELVVLAGYIKVLSPHFVRAFAGRIINIHPSLIPAFCGKGYYGIRVHEAVLEYGVKVTGATVHFVDEGTDTGPIILQKAVEVRDDDTPEILAKRVLEVEHELLPEAIRLFAEGKLEVVGRRVLIKK from the coding sequence TTGCCGGCCTTGAAACTTGGAGTTCTGGTTTCAGGAAGTGGCACGAATCTTCAGGCAATAATCGACAGCATAAAAGCTGGGAAGTTAAATGCTTCCATTGAAATTGTAATATCCAGCAGAGAAGATGCTTACGCCCTAAAAAGGGCAAGGGACAACAATATCGAAAGTGTGGCAATTTGCCCGGAAAGATACCTTTCGAAAATGGAATACGAAGAGGCGATGATTAAAAAGCTAAAAGAAGCGAAGGTGGAGCTTGTGGTACTTGCGGGTTACATAAAAGTGCTTTCGCCACACTTCGTTAGGGCTTTTGCCGGCAGGATAATAAACATCCACCCTTCCCTCATACCCGCCTTTTGCGGCAAAGGTTATTACGGAATCCGCGTGCATGAGGCGGTTTTGGAGTACGGAGTAAAGGTTACAGGTGCAACAGTTCACTTTGTGGACGAAGGGACGGATACAGGTCCCATAATTTTACAAAAGGCCGTAGAAGTAAGGGATGATGATACTCCTGAGATTCTTGCAAAAAGGGTGCTTGAAGTGGAACACGAGCTCCTCCCCGAAGCCATAAGGCTTTTTGCAGAAGGAAAGCTGGAGGTTGTAGGGAGGCGAGTTTTAATAAAAAAATGA
- the purQ gene encoding phosphoribosylformylglycinamidine synthase subunit PurQ yields MRCAVIVFPGSNCDVDCFHVWKDVLGQPTEYVFHKEKFSPEDFDFIILPGGFSYGDYLRAGAIARFSPAMESVYKAAEKGKLILGICNGFQILLEAGLLPGAMMKNRDLKFHCHDVYLKVGTTDSPFTNMYLPGEVVKMPIAHGEGNYYADAYTIERLKREERIVFYYSDEKGNITDKANPNGSLENIAGILNEERNVLGMMPHPERCAEEILGNTDGKRLFLSILEYLEGRVKIGKSRRS; encoded by the coding sequence ATGAGGTGTGCCGTAATAGTTTTTCCTGGATCTAATTGTGATGTGGACTGTTTTCATGTATGGAAGGATGTCCTCGGTCAGCCAACAGAATACGTATTCCACAAGGAAAAATTTTCTCCTGAGGATTTCGATTTCATCATCCTGCCGGGAGGATTTTCCTATGGCGATTATTTGAGGGCAGGGGCCATCGCGAGGTTCTCGCCAGCTATGGAAAGCGTCTATAAAGCTGCCGAAAAGGGGAAGCTTATCCTCGGCATATGTAACGGATTTCAGATCCTCCTTGAAGCAGGGCTCCTTCCGGGAGCGATGATGAAAAACAGAGACCTCAAGTTTCACTGCCATGACGTATACCTGAAAGTGGGTACAACTGATTCGCCTTTCACGAACATGTATCTGCCAGGAGAAGTGGTAAAAATGCCCATAGCCCACGGCGAGGGCAATTATTACGCCGATGCCTATACTATAGAGAGGTTAAAAAGAGAAGAGAGAATCGTATTTTACTATTCGGATGAAAAAGGAAATATTACAGATAAAGCGAATCCCAACGGTTCGTTGGAGAACATAGCGGGGATCTTAAACGAAGAAAGAAACGTCCTCGGGATGATGCCACATCCGGAGCGCTGCGCTGAAGAGATTTTGGGGAATACCGATGGAAAGAGGCTTTTTCTGTCCATTTTAGAATATCTCGAGGGGAGGGTAAAAATTGGGAAAAGCAGAAGAAGCTAA
- the purS gene encoding phosphoribosylformylglycinamidine synthase subunit PurS: MFNAKICIRFKNGVLDPQGAAIKGALNHLGFEAEDVRVGKLIEVRLKAESFDDAKAKVRMMCEKLLANPVLEDFSFEVVEESI; this comes from the coding sequence ATGTTTAATGCAAAAATATGCATTCGATTCAAAAACGGTGTGCTCGACCCGCAGGGAGCCGCAATAAAGGGCGCTTTGAACCATCTTGGTTTTGAGGCTGAAGACGTTCGGGTTGGGAAATTGATAGAGGTGAGACTTAAAGCAGAAAGCTTTGACGACGCAAAGGCTAAGGTAAGGATGATGTGTGAAAAGCTCCTTGCAAACCCGGTTCTTGAAGATTTCAGCTTTGAAGTGGTGGAGGAAAGTATATGA
- the purL gene encoding phosphoribosylformylglycinamidine synthase subunit PurL — MGKAEEAKKLGLTDEEYNLIVQTLGREPNDVELGMYSVMWSEHCSYKNSKPLLKRFPTKAPHVLQGPGENAGIVDIGDNLAVVLKIESHNHPSAVEPYQGAATGVGGIIRDIFAMGARPIALLDSLRFGELDHPRVKYLLSGVVSGIADYGNCMGIPTVGGETYFNDAYKDNPLVNALCVGIIRHEDIVRGKAQGLGNSVMLVGAATGRDGIHGASFASEELSEESESKRPSVQVGDPFMEKLLLEACLELLKEKWVVGIQDLGAAGLTSACSETAARAGTGIELDVALVPRREEGMTPYEVMLSESQERMLIIVEKGHEEDVKRIFGKWDLYAVKIGEVTGDGMLRVLENGKIVAEVPAKSLAEGAPVIKREGKRPAYMDVQDLDYSKIEIPENLSEVLLRLLASPNIASKAWVYQQYDHTVRTDTVVTPGCDAAVLRIKGTKKGIALTTDCNGLYCYLDPYEGGKQAVAEAARNLVVTGAKPLAITDCLNFGSPENPEVYYQFEKCIDGISEAARILEIPVVSGNVSFYNESSSRVIFPTPVIGMVGLLEDVTKHCTMAFKNPGDIVVLLGENSDEMGASEYLRVIFGIQGGKPPRVDLEREKRLHLCCLKAIKKGILSSAHDVSEGGLAVAIAESCISGNLGFEGEITTDIRADALLFGEGQSRIVVSLKEENLTALIELADETGVKAMVLGRVLPEYFRINVKDAKGGFKKIELSVGEMAELWSKSLERKVEG; from the coding sequence TTGGGAAAAGCAGAAGAAGCTAAAAAGCTGGGACTTACGGACGAGGAGTACAACCTTATAGTCCAGACGCTCGGACGTGAACCTAACGATGTGGAGCTTGGAATGTACAGCGTAATGTGGTCGGAACACTGCAGCTACAAAAATTCAAAACCGCTTTTGAAGAGATTTCCAACAAAAGCACCTCACGTGCTCCAAGGGCCCGGTGAGAACGCAGGTATTGTCGATATAGGGGATAATCTGGCGGTGGTGCTCAAGATAGAGAGCCATAACCATCCATCCGCGGTGGAGCCTTATCAGGGGGCAGCTACCGGCGTAGGAGGCATAATCCGCGACATTTTTGCCATGGGTGCAAGGCCGATAGCGCTTTTGGATTCCCTGAGGTTTGGGGAACTGGATCATCCAAGGGTTAAGTACCTCTTGAGTGGGGTGGTTTCTGGGATAGCGGATTATGGAAACTGCATGGGGATACCCACAGTGGGTGGCGAAACCTATTTTAACGATGCGTATAAGGATAATCCTCTGGTCAATGCCTTATGCGTCGGAATAATCCGCCACGAGGATATAGTAAGGGGCAAAGCGCAAGGATTAGGAAATTCAGTAATGCTCGTTGGAGCTGCAACAGGAAGGGACGGGATTCACGGAGCTAGCTTTGCATCTGAAGAGCTGTCCGAAGAATCAGAATCAAAAAGGCCTTCGGTGCAGGTAGGGGACCCCTTCATGGAAAAATTGCTGCTTGAAGCGTGTTTGGAGCTTTTAAAGGAGAAATGGGTGGTGGGAATTCAGGACCTCGGGGCTGCTGGCCTAACATCTGCATGTTCCGAAACCGCCGCAAGGGCGGGTACTGGGATAGAGCTGGACGTCGCACTAGTTCCCAGGCGCGAGGAAGGGATGACTCCTTACGAGGTGATGCTTTCTGAATCCCAGGAGCGCATGTTGATTATAGTAGAAAAAGGTCATGAGGAAGATGTAAAGAGGATATTTGGAAAATGGGACCTGTACGCCGTCAAAATAGGCGAGGTAACTGGCGACGGAATGCTCAGGGTCCTGGAAAACGGCAAAATAGTGGCTGAGGTTCCGGCAAAGTCGCTGGCAGAAGGGGCCCCGGTGATAAAGCGTGAAGGCAAAAGGCCGGCGTACATGGATGTGCAGGATCTAGATTATTCAAAAATAGAAATTCCGGAAAATTTGAGTGAAGTGCTTCTCAGGCTTTTGGCATCTCCTAACATAGCGAGCAAAGCATGGGTTTACCAGCAGTACGACCATACCGTACGCACCGATACCGTGGTTACGCCGGGTTGCGATGCGGCAGTGTTGAGGATAAAAGGTACTAAAAAGGGGATAGCGCTCACTACCGATTGCAACGGCCTTTACTGCTATCTCGACCCTTACGAAGGCGGGAAACAGGCAGTGGCCGAAGCAGCAAGGAATCTTGTGGTAACTGGGGCAAAACCCCTTGCCATAACGGATTGCCTCAATTTCGGCAGCCCTGAAAATCCGGAGGTCTACTATCAATTTGAAAAATGCATAGACGGAATTTCGGAGGCCGCAAGGATTTTGGAAATTCCTGTTGTAAGCGGCAACGTTAGCTTTTACAATGAGAGCAGCAGCAGGGTAATATTCCCCACCCCGGTAATAGGAATGGTGGGGCTTTTAGAAGATGTGACAAAGCACTGCACAATGGCGTTTAAAAATCCGGGAGACATAGTTGTCCTTTTGGGTGAAAACAGCGATGAAATGGGCGCTTCGGAATATTTGAGGGTAATTTTTGGTATTCAGGGTGGAAAACCTCCCAGAGTCGATTTGGAACGCGAAAAGCGCCTTCATCTTTGTTGCCTGAAGGCAATAAAAAAGGGAATTTTAAGTTCAGCCCACGATGTGTCGGAAGGAGGACTTGCCGTAGCGATAGCAGAATCCTGCATTAGCGGGAATCTTGGCTTTGAAGGGGAGATAACGACTGACATAAGAGCTGATGCGCTGCTTTTCGGAGAAGGGCAATCCAGGATAGTAGTCAGTTTAAAAGAAGAAAACCTTACGGCTTTAATTGAGCTTGCAGATGAAACGGGCGTCAAAGCTATGGTGTTGGGTCGTGTCTTGCCGGAGTATTTTAGGATTAACGTTAAAGATGCAAAAGGCGGTTTTAAGAAAATCGAGCTTTCGGTTGGGGAGATGGCCGAATTATGGAGCAAATCTTTGGAGCGAAAGGTAGAGGGATAA
- the purE gene encoding 5-(carboxyamino)imidazole ribonucleotide mutase has protein sequence MKKTLVGIIMGSDSDLPVMQEAAKILEEFGVDFEITIVSAHRTPERMFDYAKNCDKRGIEVIIAGAGGAAHLPGMVASITPLPVIGVPVKTSSLEGMDSLLSIVQMPPGVPVATVAINNARNAGILAAEILGIKYPEIKKKVAEYKEKMKKEVEEKAARMENIGYREYLKEREVKNL, from the coding sequence ATGAAAAAAACGCTGGTAGGCATAATCATGGGGAGCGATTCCGATTTGCCTGTAATGCAGGAGGCAGCCAAGATTCTCGAAGAATTTGGCGTCGATTTTGAGATCACGATAGTTTCGGCCCACCGGACTCCTGAGAGAATGTTTGATTATGCCAAAAACTGCGACAAAAGGGGCATAGAAGTGATAATCGCCGGAGCGGGCGGGGCGGCTCATCTTCCGGGGATGGTGGCATCGATTACGCCTTTGCCGGTAATTGGCGTCCCAGTAAAGACGTCGTCGCTCGAGGGGATGGACTCCCTTTTGTCGATAGTTCAGATGCCGCCGGGAGTACCGGTGGCCACGGTGGCGATAAACAATGCAAGAAATGCTGGGATTTTGGCTGCAGAGATTCTGGGCATAAAGTACCCCGAAATTAAGAAAAAGGTTGCGGAATACAAGGAAAAGATGAAAAAAGAAGTGGAAGAGAAGGCAGCCAGGATGGAAAATATAGGGTATAGGGAATATTTAAAGGAAAGGGAAGTGAAAAATTTATGA